From the Anguilla anguilla isolate fAngAng1 chromosome 8, fAngAng1.pri, whole genome shotgun sequence genome, one window contains:
- the parp2 gene encoding poly [ADP-ribose] polymerase 2, translated as MRRTRSARTKPEENKEDGVSEPTTVWQWEVGDGEWEAYSPSACAQLDSAVEAGRASMTLTVSTGSKYRVDLKKMIQTNAVTKFQRKIRSHTVKQESASDAGGPSHIKEEEEEEEVVEEPVAKKRRGKGRSEKASQDVPTECTDSKEVVKTVVMKGKAPVDSECTAKLGKAHVYCEGEDVYDIMLNQTNLQFNNNKYYLIQLLQDDNAKNYSVWMRWGRVGKTGQHSLVSCGPDLSQAKDVFQKKFFDKTKNEWEARASFEKVAGKYDILFMDYGSSDQEAKTKPGTEVDAPPQKRASQLDSKLQSLLELICDIKAMEECVLEMKFDTKKAPLGKLRVEQIKAGYEALKQIEECMQRKGSAKELLEACNQFYTRIPHDFGLRTPPLIRTEEELKEKIALLEALSDIQIAVKVAQMDAGSLEHPLDRQYHSLHCNLHPLASNCHEFKVIEQYLQTTHAPTHSDYTMTILDIFTVDREGEMDNFQSQLHNRTLLWHGSRLSNWVGILSQGLRVAPPEAPVTGYMFGKGVYFADMSSKSANYCFANQKKNTGLLLLSEVALGDSNELVDADYDADKLPAGKHSTKGLGQTGPDPKNTITLDGAAVPMGPSVRTGVGQRGGYSLLYNEFVVYSPTQVRMKYLLRVQFNYSALW; from the exons ATGAGACGTACCCGAAGTGCCCGTACCAAGCCGGAAGAAAATAAGGAAGACGGAGTGAGTGAACCCACAACAG tttggcagtgggaggtgggggatggggagtggGAGGCCTATTCCCCCTCTGCCTGTGCCCAGCTGGACAGTGCGGTTGAGGCCGGTCGGGCGTCCATGACTCTGACCGTGAGCACCGGTTCCAAGTACAGAGTGGACTTGAAGAAGATGATCCAGACGAACGCCGTCACCAAATTCCAGAGGAAGATTCGCTCCCACACAGtgaaacaag AGAGTGCAAGTGATGCTGGAGGCCCTTCCCACAttaaggaggaggaagaggaggaggaggtggtggaggagccAGTTGCCAAAAAGAGGCGGGGCAAGGGGAGGAGTGAAAAGGCCAGTCAGGATGTCCCGACGGAATGCACAGATAGCAAGG AGGTTGTGAAGACAGTGGTAATGAAGGGGAAGGCTCCGGTGGACTCAGAGTGCACAGCCAAGCTGGGAAAg gccCACGTGTACTGTGAAGGAGAGGATGTCTATGATATAATGTTAAACCAG ACCAACCTCCAGTTCAATAACAACAAATACTACCTGATACAGCTGCTGCAGGATGACAATGCCAAGAACTACAGCGTGTGGATGAGATGGGGgagag TGGGAAAGACCGGGCAGCACAGTCTGGTGTCCTGTGGGCCAGACCTCTCTCAGGCTAAAGACGTCTTCCAGAAAAA GTTTTTTGACAAGACGAAGAACGAGTGGGAAGCGCGAGCTTCCTTTGAAAAAGTGGCGGGAAAATACGACATTCTGTTCATGGACTACGGCTCCAGCGATCAG GAGGCCAAGACGAAGCCTGGGACTGAAGTTGATGCTCCGCCCCAGAAAAGGGCCTCCCAGCTGGACAGCAAATTGCAGTCCCTCCTGGAGCTCATCTGTGACATCAAAGCCATGGAGGAGTGTGTGCTGGAGATGAAGTTCGACACCAAGAAAGCTcccctgg GGAAGCTGAGGGTGGAGCAGATCAAGGCGGGCTACGAGGCTCTGAAGCAGATCGAGGAGTGCATGCAGAGGAAAGGCAGTGCCAAGGAACTGCTGGAGGCCTGCAACCAGTTTTACACCCGCATCCCGCACGACTTTGG attgcGTACCCCACCCCTTATTCGTACAGaagaggagctgaaggagaagaTAGCGTTGCTGGAG GCCCTCAGTGATATACAGATAGCGGTTAAAGTGGCTCAGATGGATGCAGGCAGTTTGGAGCACCCGCTGGATCGCCAGTATCACTCCCTACACTGCAACCTGCACCCCCTGGCTTCCAACTGCCACGAGttcaag GTGATAGAGCAGTACCTGCAGACCACTcacgctcccacacacagtgACTACACCATGACCATCTTGGACATATTCACAgtggacagagagggagagatggacaaCTTCCAGTCACAGCTGCACAACAg GACTCTGCTGTGGCACGGATCCCGTCTGTCCAACTGGGTGGGGATCCTAAGCCAGGGCCTACGCGTGGCCCCCCCTGAGGCCCCCGTCACCGGATACATG TTTGGGAAGGGCGTCTACTTTGCTGACATGTCGTCAAAAAGCGCCAACTACTGCTTTGCCAACCAGAAGAAAAACACAGGCCTGCTTCTCctctctgag GTTGCCCTGGGCGACAGTAATGAGTTGGTGGATGCTGACTATGATGCAGACAAACTTCCTGCTGGGAAACACAGCACCAAGGGCCTGGGCCAGACAGGCCCCGACCCCAAAAACACCATCACCCT gGATGGAGCCGCCGTACCCATGGGCCCCAGCGTGAGGACGGGTGTGGGGCAAAGGGGGGGCTACTCCCTTCTCTACAACGAGTTTGTGGTGTACAGCCCCACCCAGGTCCGCATGAAATACCTGCTGAGGGTGCAGTTCAACTACTCTGCGCTGTggtag